GAATGAAATGAGCTGCCTCTATTTAATCATGACTGATATTAAAAAAACCGTTTGTGATTAATATCAAATAAATGAGTAGATAATATACATATCATTGTGATTACTACTATGCactgttcaagaaagcgctaggcggtatgtgggcggtgacccagcgcctagcgcctagaataCCTAGTCGAAATTTTAAGCGTTTTAGGGGGTTAGGCGTTTATAATACGAAcattatatttatgatattatacataaaattatagaaaaatatatgttagaagaaatacataataataaatcataaactaaagttagtaaaaataaatttatttaatttagattaataacaTTTCAACATTTCTAAagatttatatgaatataaaacttaaaattttaaatatatgtagttaaaaataaaaaatatataataaaataaaattttgtgattTAGGCGGTCTAAGCGGTcgtctaggcgtctgctgagcgcctagcgcctagacggcgcctaggcggctgcgtagaccgctttcttgaacactgctaCTATGACGGAAAATTAGAGAGAAATCATATTAAGtttattttgtaaccaattatTAGAGGGCAGGCCCCCTACTACAGCTGCTCAACTAAATTTGCTCCGTACGATTGACCTCTACCTATTTCCTCCTGTACACATGGTAACTCTTCTCAATTTCACTTATACACTATAATTCTatctaattaaccaaaattGGATTAGTTCTTCAATTGCAGGTTCGTCTCAGGTGACTTCAAGAAGTTCTCACGTTGGAGTTCGGAGTAGGTACTGGTGTGGTGGAGAGATTAGGACCTACACCTAAAAGATAGAAGAGAATCCATATCGAAAATTCTACATATGCATTATGGGTATGAAGGTAATATACTTTTATCTACGCTAATTccatcaaaatttattaaatattgttaTCGGAAAATTAttttaggagaagaaggagaaacacaTGTTCGGTTGGGTTGACAATGCTCTTCTATAGGAGATTAGGATGGTTGAAAGCAAACAGAACCAACTCTTAGAGGATTTTCATGATCTAAAAAAGATGGTGATGGACAATGTGGAGTTCCAAAaggagatggtgatccaaggCTCTCCATTGTAATTTCTTAGATATTTGGCTGTGATTGTGAACATGAACCTCAGTTTAACTTATTCTTTGAATCCGTTAGTGCCATGTAGAAAGCGTATATGAAAGATTACCCTTTTGGAAGATGAAAGACGTAAAAAAATCGTGTTACCCGACTTCCACTGTTCACGGTGGCAATCCTCAGTGGCCAAGCTTGCATTTTGGTCGcttaaaccaaactgaaccagTAGACTATGTCCATTTTTGCAAGAAGTTTTGTAAGCATGTTGTAATGTCTAGGTAAAATATTCGTTAGATTTGCTTCAATCTGTTATTCGATTCGATTTGGTTCAAAATTGATATTCATCAAAAGCAAAGTAAATCATAAATACGTACAATACCCGAACAGAGGCAGCAAATTTCCTCTTGGTATAACGGGGTATGGTTTAAGCACTCCAcaccaaaattttctttttgtgtttggcTTGCAGTGCAAGATAGACTGTCAACAACTGATCGGATGCTCCATTGGAACAATGCTCGGGAGTCCAAagaccatctcttcttctcctgcaGTTTTGGATCAGAAGTTTGGGGTGGTACAATTAAAAACATCCTCAAAGCAAAGTATACAACAGACTAGCAATCTCTTCTCATCTCAGTTTGTAGACACTGGCATGATCGTCTCGAGAGCTTCATGGTCAGCTTCCTATTTCAAACGGTAATCTACAACATTTGGCGAGAACGGATCTCCGGCGGCACAGACAGTCTCCTAATACAGCAGCTCGGATCATCTCAATGGTGGATAGGCAAATGAGAGATCAATTGTTATCCCTTCTCCTCATTGGGGATAGAAGATATGACaaaaggctttgcaagcctggtTCTCCTCTCGTTCCTGATTCTCAATCAGTTTTTAAACCACAACACTTTCAACTATATGTTGTAGAAAAGTTAtgtttattttgaatataatttaacattaaattcaaaatatatatatatacctataaTTTAAATAGGCGGATATCCACTCCAGTATACTGATAATTATATGtcttaaatatagttttactatctttttatgtattttataaatttaaaaccaaacaatttATAACTATAGCTTTTcgaatttttcaaattttttggaatttttaagTTTATTCACTCTGGTAAGCTGCTCTGCTTTAACTCGTAAAAACCTTTTCGACATAGCCAACTGTAAAACATGAATATATCTAGAACACACAAATCATATAAAGATCCTAACACACTGTCAAAATAAACGACACACTCCATGTTCACAATCCCAGTGCCAGTTGAGCTACTAGAATGGTCATATGCACAAGACTGAACAAGGATATGAAACATTTCATGGATTTACTTCTTCTTAGGCAATCTGACGAATATAATAGTTCTCACAAGtcaaaaaagattattatttttaacttcTCCGGCTAAAAAAGTTGGCTAAGTTTggaactctcttcttcttgattacaAAGAACGTTGGAGTCCCTGCATATGAGTATCTTCTTGGCTTCCCTCGTTGTACTGGCGTGAGTTTTCCAATTGGTTTAGGAGAAAGATAGCTTTTGGCTTCAGGGTACTGCTTAAACTTTTGAATCTCATCCTCGACCAATCTCCTCGTTGACAATGACCTTTCCATCTGAAacgcttctttttcttcttccactttcgTCATTCCACTCTCTCTAAACAAAGTTTCCGTCTTCATCGAAACCGCTTTCGTGCTAGCCTTGACTGCTTCAGCCCATGCCTCTGTTGCTGCGACTTTTTTCTCTGCGGTTTCTTCTGCTTGAGAAGCATGTTTATTCAAATACTCGTACTCAAACCTCGAGATTGTGATTGTTCCACAATGCTCAGACTCCATTTCCCGACTCTCCACTGTGTCTTCTATAAGAGATTCAAGCCTCTCAAGCACTAAAGCCTCTGCGCTTTTAGCATCCTCAAGCTCATCCGATTTGGAAATAAATTCTTTTTCCATTTCATCTATATCAACTTTGGCTTTATTTGTTTCAACCTTTATAACCATCCTCTCGTTTTTGAGAAGAAGCTCCTCTTTCCTTGCAgcatttctgtttttctttaacTTCTCAAGAGAACCAACTAAACTGTAAGCAAGCGAGCTAATTCTCTCTTCGGCGATCGATACTGCTTCCAACTTTAGATTTCGCCATAACCATCTTCGAGTTGAGTTTCCGAATCTTAACATCATCTTTCCTCAAGACTTTATCTAGGCGAGATGCTTCCTCTTTCACTTGACTAACTTCATTCCTCAATGCATCCATTACGGCCATAACCTGAAAGAGCTCAGCATTAACAGAACCAAGTTCTTCCTTTTTCATTTCAGTCGCTTCTGTTacttctttcaaaaccgatAAATAACACATCCCTCTTTCAAAAGAACGGTTTGATCTCGACATACTATTATCTCTCCTATGAACTCTCCTCTCCATCTTCTTGACAAGCATAAGCTGTGTTTGCAACATCTCAACATCTGAACTCGTCTCAAACAACTCTTTCTCAATACCTTTAGCTCTCTCCGCTTCTTCCAACATTTCCTTGATTCTCTTATTCTTTTCCACCAACAAATCCAAAACCTCTTtagctttctcttctctctgccTTTCAATCTCCTCACATTCCTTCAAAGCCTCGACCTTTCCCAATCCAGCCATCAAATGCTCCTCATTCGCCACCTTAGTTTCTTTCTTAAGACTCTCCAACAATCTCAAATCCTCTTACGTTTTTAAACTCAATTCCTCAACTTCTTTCACCGCTGCACTTCTCTCTCCCAATACAGATACTACATCAAGCTTCACCTCGCTCACTTCTTCTTTAACAGCCTCCAAAACTCTCATGACTTCCACATACTTCTCCTCAATCCTCAAAGCTTCCATAATCTAATTCCACCTCTCTAATAACCAAAGTGAGCTCCACTACTTCTGCTCTCTTTGTAACCAAAAAGTTCCCTTTTTGATTTGTGCAGACCCCTCCAACAACTGAAAGAGCACTCTTTACaagaaatttatcaaaaaaaaagattcaatctttgCATCACCCAAACGAAGATTACAGTCTTACAGACACATTTGAAGCAAACCCATCTCAATGCttcaaataaatacaaaatccagaaatatttcaaacacaaaattcaaaatttcttgGCAAAAAGGgcataaataaaactaaaagtcgTTTGAAGGAAACGTACCGGTGAGCAAGAAAGAAACGATTGCCGATTGGTAGAGATAATGAAGCTGGTGGTAGATTTGTTCTTATCATTTTGATACTATTTATGACTCCTAGGACACTAATCTGAGGACGAGGACTGCACAAGTACATGAGAAATAGCAAAAATCACACAAGTAATTTTCgcataataaatttatttctgttttttttttgaaatataatttttacgGTTCggtcttttttaaaaaattgcattttcttatgaaaaaaaaatatttaaaaatgcctaaacttttaaattttgcgatgtttaaataaatttgaattatcaTTTAAATGCCAAAGTTTTCATTCACTTTACAATTAAATAGATAATTTTAGTTCATTTTGCCATTTTAGTCATGCCCTTAAATCAACTGACAGAAAAACTAATGGGAttaaatctttgtttagaaTTTTCCTGTTAGTTTATAAGTCGCTTTACTTTTAAAGTCGTTTTGGTAGATTAGGGTATCGAACCTAGCACCTccgaaattaaaaagaaaataatgccTAGATCCAAAATTAGCTacgaagaagaaggtggtgTGATAACTAGGGGTGTCGATCGGGCTGGTTCGGTCTGGCCCGGCCAGAAATCCGTAAAGCCCATATGTGTTTGAGTTTGGTCTGGCCTGATCCGAAATATTTTCGAGTCTATATTTTAAAGTTCGAGCCCGGTCCTAACATGGCTACAAGGCTTTTTGAGCTTTTTCGAGCTTATATTACATATcattaattcaaatttataaattttttaagtaaTGTTTAAAGATGCAgtgtaaaacaaatcaatcaaaattttaataattcatctatattcactacaactAACTTAGTTTAaatgaaaaagtttaaaactaaataatattttatactttagccaaacaaaacaatatataatacatataaaatatcatagataaaaattagaaaattattaaacaaagttattaagtaaatatgaaaacttgattagagtttaaaaatttatttacaataaattattattcaaataaaaatgttaacacAAAAGTACAGTTAAAAGGCTTTTCAGACCGGCCTGGACTCGGTCGGGCTAAGCCCAAAAAACTCTATAACCCAAATCGTCTGAGTCCGAAAAGcctaatttttttggatatatatatatttaagtctgTGCCCGGTATTTTTAGAGCCGAGCCGGGCAGCCCGCAGGgttggccctaattgacatgtcTAGTGATAACAATGGTAGCAGAGATATTGTTCTAAATTAAGAAAGGAATATAggatattttatttcttaaattcAGTACTATCTTCTCAATGGCTAACTTTTGCCGGGAAATGTTTCGTAAAAcgtaaaaattctaaataaaaagCTTAGTATTTGTACTTTGCGTGATCAAGttgaaatgtaaaatagatTGTAATATTTGGCATGAGATGCTTTCTTGTAAAAGAATGGAATCTAATGGTTTAATCGtctctatatatatctcatgGTTTAGTCTAGCTATTTACTCATTTCCAATCATAATATTTAGACCAAgactttcaaattttcttagTCATTTAAACATCTTTCGAGCGCATAACATTTATGGATTCCAACAACCACCCTCTTACTTCTCTCATATGTCCTGCCATACGaatcaaaaacctaaaaagcCAAAGTCCTATAGAAATTTACGGGCAAGATTATTTCATAGTCCATAAttcctattatttttttaatgccAAAGATGAAGAGTCTTCGTGTTCACACCACCTTCTCCCTATTATTGGGTGCAACAATAGAGAAACTGTACCAATCGTACAAATTGCTATAGGGTACATAGAAAAATATTGTGGTGCTTGTTGTTCTGATACAAAAGGTAcaacatattatttttgtagcGAATGTGACATATGGTACCACAAAGAATGTGTCGAGTCGTCCCCTATAGTCAAATCTCCGTACCATCCAAAACATTCTCTCCAACTTTACATAGGTAATAATAGCTTGATATGCCGTATTTGTCGCTCAACATATGAAGGTTTAATCTACTATTGCTCTATTTGTAATGTTGATTTTGATCCAGTTTGTGTGACAAAACCTCCCTTCATAAACTACCCAAAAAGACATGAGCATACCCTATACTACTTTCACAGAAAATCTTTGATATGTGATGTTTGTGCTTCAGATGATAACAAGTCTTTAATCTTTGTATGTCTGCATTGCGGTGTTGGTGTTCATGAAAGGTGCATCTACTTAccaaatgttataaaaatagCTCGTCACAAGCACCGTGTTTCTTTAGCTTCTTCACTTTTGTCTCGAAATTGGTCATGCGGTGTTTGTCACCAAAAGATTGACGAAAATTATGGGGCATATTCTTGCATGAAAAATGACTGTAATTATGTAGCGCATTCTAGTTGTGCGACAAGGCAAGATATATGGGATGGAAAAGATCTTGAAGGAGAACCTGAAGAGGTAAACGAAAGCATCGAGCCACCGGTTGAGGAGATAAGTGATGGGACTATACTACATTTTAGTCATCTAGAACATCCCATGCGACTTGTCGAGGATGTCAACAAATGGTACGATGAAAAAGAAATTTGTCAAGCGTGCATACTTCCTCCATACGATGGTAAAGTTTATACATGCATGCGCATGGAATGTGGCTATGTTCTCCATGAAGAATGTGCATATTTTCCCCGTGTGAAACAACATCCATTACATGCCCATTCACTTACTCTGGAACCATATGGTACACAAATGATACGTAAGTGTCATTGTTGTAATACTTACTCCCTTGGTTTCAAATATGTATGTCATAATactgatggtgatgatgaggGTTTCAGTTTAGATGTACGATGTGCTTTAATATCTGAGCCGTACGATTATCATTCTCATATGCATCCCTTGTTCTTAACCGATTCAGTAATTGTCTGTTTTATTTGTCATCTTGGTCATCTTCGGGGAGCTTTAAAATGTGATGAATGCAACTTTTCCTTGTGTTTTAGTTGCGCCACTCTTCCATATAAAGTGAGATACAAGAATGATGAACATTTACTAACCTTTTTATATGGAAAAGCTGCGAACGGAGTCTATTGGTGTGATCTTTGTGAGAGAACAATAAATCCAGTCACTACAAAAATAACTGGATTCCGCGGATTCTATAGATGCAATGAATGTGAAGTCACACTTCATACCACCTGTTTACTTGGGgttgatatgtatatgaatcatGGTTCAAAGGTTACAGTAAACAAAGAGGAGTTCAGTATCGTTCGAAACACTACTCTCACTCGACCAATCTGCAAAAAATGCCGAAGACGTTGCAAATACAGAGTGATAATACACATTGAAGTGAATCTGAGCAGGCCATTGAAGGGGACAATTCAGGTGAACGAAGAGAGGTATTTTGTGTCGTATGAGGGACTCACCAACATTTGCTCCGGCTATGGTGTGTATGGGCATTTGGTCCATGTATGTCCTCGACGAGTATTGGCAGAAGTGGTGGTGAGTTTTTTACAGACAGGGATCAGCAAGGCTTATCCGCTGTCATTTCTGGTACGTTTTTGCCATGGCTTCATCTCAAGGGACTGGATGGTCCGTGTTGTGCATATGCATAGAAAGGCTAATCGACTAGCTGACGGATTAGTAAACTATGCGTTCTCCTTACCATTAAGTTTTCATTTGTTTCAGTCTAGTCCGGAGAGTGTTGCTGCAATTGCGTTGCAGGACTCTGTTGGTCATGCTATTCCAAGACTTGTTTGtatttagtctttttttttttttaataaatatgggAGTTTAACTCCCTCTAGTGTTTGTATTTGGTCACGCTAGTCTCAAACACTAGAGGTTCCAGTTCGAACTCGGGCTCAGAGCCTCAGACATTTTCCTTCATTCAAATTTTGAACTTCTTTTATGATAGGTaatttgaaattctttttagaTAGGTAGTCTACTTGTTATTTATGTTTAACTTCATTTAAGTTTCCTACAGTACTTGTAAACTATATAAccatgttaacaaaaaaaactgtatataatattttaatttgattgattGTTCATATATTCATTAGAattgtttaataaatattttgataaaaaaagaatatataaaattaaatgggATACTCCAGTTAGACGTACttaatttttcaataaatatgtTACAATAGACTAATTTTCTAAAAGTATACCTAcaatattttaatgaaaatacagCAACCGACACAAAGTAGTCTAAATAGATagtcatttatttttgttaacacGCATTCAATTAGACTTGTTTaactttttcaatatatatgtttagatagactattttcccttttttcttttttttgacagctAAAAagactatttttaaaaaaatattgtacctatattactactaataaaagggACAATTTGAGCCATTTCTTTGTGTCCACCTCAgcaaactccaaattcatcttagAACATGTCACATCATCTAATTCTTTCTCAATGCAACAATTAACAGCTACAAATTAACAAGCGACatcttgcaaaaaaaagaaatccgCTAAGCATATGAAACGTTAGCCTCAAAACCCATTGTCTCCCACATGGCCATGATCTCCGTTTCAAGCTTCTCTCATCTCCTATGGCTTTATGGTTTCTCAATTTAAATCCCACCAGATAAGTTACGACTTCACTAATCTCACTTTTAGTTATAACTTCTACGTGCAATTTTTCTACGCTGGAAGTGGAAGACCACATGTACAAAGATAttgcctttcttcttcttgattcctCTTCAGTTTATGGGGTTTTAAAATTCACGTTCTGTTTTCtcatgtttattgttttgttgtctCTCTAGCTCATGGAGAAACATTGGGTTGGAGGATAATCAACAATCTTAATTCATGTTTTCTAGATGCGTCGgagaagttttggtttttggatgaTATGATGATGTTCAAACTCACACACTCAGACCATTGTCGATGATAGCTAGCTTTTTGACGCCGGATTCTCAAGCACACAAGACTACGTGGTaagatctttttaaaaaattaggtaTCTTTCTTGCTATTGCATAAATCTAAGTCATACACCATAACTCTCACTGACTTCGTCTAATTGCATGAGAGTAAgtataaagataaaaacaaaaagtgtcgtcatatattttctataacgATATATAGAATTTTCTCAGCACTAAAAAGCACAAAGCCCTCAAGCCTTAACTGAAAGCAAGGTTCAAAGACTTAGTTTACCAATTCGGGGCAAACAATTTCAACGAGAGTTTATTGGTTCAATCAGCCACACTTGCTTAATTTAATCAGTTTAGGTGATTTTATCATAATCCTATTATTTGactacttttatttttttgaaacggTTAACTGTTCATTTTTCTTCTAGAACTGTTCCACGTTAAAAGTTATCAATCAACTGGTAGTTGAGAGACGTCTCTACTGTAGATGCAAACAGAGGATGACAATAGCCATAACGTAATTAGCTTTGGTGTCATGGTTCCTTTGGTCTGaactcttaatatatatatatatatatatatatatatatatatatgtgtgtgtgtgttaaaaaGAGaacactttatttttatttttgaaacttaaCACAAGCTAAAAACNTTTCTACGCTGGAAGTGGAAGACCACATGTACAAAGATAttgcctttcttcttcttgattcctCTTCAGTTTATGGGGTTTTAAAATTCACGTTCTGTTTTCtcatgtttattgttttgttgtctCTCTAGCTCATGGAGAAACATTGGGTTGGAGGATAATCAACAATCTTAATTCATGTTTTCTAGATGCGTCGgagaagttttggtttttggatgaTATGATGATGTTCAAACTCACACACTCAGACCATTGTCGATGATAGCTAGCTTTTTGACGCCGGATTCTCAAGCACACAAGACTACGTGGTaagatctttttaaaaaattaggtaTCTTTCTTGCTATTGCATAAATCTAAGTCATACACCATAACTCTCACTGACTTCGACTAATTGCATGAGAATAAgtataaagataaaaacaaaaagtgtcgtcatatattttctataacgATATATAGAACTTTCTCAGCACTAAAAAGCACAAAGCCCTCAAGCCTTAACTGAAAGCAAGGTTCAAAGACTTAGTTTACCAATTCGGGGCAAACAATTTCAACGAGAGTTTATTGGTTCAATCAGCCACACTTGCTTAATTTAATCAGTTTAGGTGATTTTATCATAATCCTATTATTTGactacttttatttttttgaaacggTTAACTGTTCATTTTTCTTCTAGAACTGTTCCACGTTAAAAGTTATCAATCAACTGG
The sequence above is a segment of the Camelina sativa cultivar DH55 chromosome 10, Cs, whole genome shotgun sequence genome. Coding sequences within it:
- the LOC104719481 gene encoding uncharacterized protein LOC104719481 translates to MVPQRMCRVVPYSQISVPSKTFSPTLHRCIYLPNVIKIARHKHRVSLASSLLSRNWSCGVCHQKIDENYGAYSCMKNDCNYVAHSSCATRQDIWDGKDLEGEPEEVNESIEPPVEEISDGTILHFSHLEHPMRLVEDVNKWYDEKEICQACILPPYDGKVYTCMRMECGYVLHEECAYFPRVKQHPLHAHSLTLEPYGTQMIRKCHCCNTYSLGFKYVCHNTDGDDEGFSLDVRCALISEPYDYHSHMHPLFLTDSVIVCFICHLGHLRGALKCDECNFSLCFSCATLPYKVRYKNDEHLLTFLYGKAANGVYWCDLCERTINPVTTKITGFRGFYRCNECEVTLHTTCLLGVDMYMNHGSKVTVNKEEFSIVRNTTLTRPICKKCRRRCKYRVIIHIEVNLSRPLKGTIQVNEERYFVSYEGLTNICSGYGVYGHLVHVCPRRVLAEVVVSFLQTGISKAYPLSFLVRFCHGFISRDWMVRVVHMHRKANRLADGLVNYAFSLPLSFHLFQSSPESVAAIALQDSVGHAIPRLVCI